The genomic segment CCCCTTGAAGCACCAGTTACAATTATTACAGGCACACAAGACATATTTTTTCCTTTCAATCCGGAAGTTATTGCATGTAAATCAAATAAATTTATTTTATTTTTTATATCCTTCTATGTCAATATGTTATTCAAGGTTTATAAAGTGCATGATAAATCTTTGACTCTAATATTATTATCTGTTAAGGCATAATCAAACTAGCTGACCAGCTATTATATGCTTTAAGAACACTTAATTAATAGGAGGTATTATGTTTAAAAAATTGACCTTGGCATTTACTTTATTTGTTTTCTTTTTTGCAGGCATGGCTTTTGCCCTTGAACCTAAATCAGGCGGAACCCTTGTATTTGGGAGAGGGGGAGACAGTGCAGGACTTGATCCTGCTTTTGAGACTGACGGCAATTCCTTTATGATTTGCGACAATGTATATGATCAATTGATCTTATATGCTGATGAATCAACTGATCTGATCCCTGGTCTGGCAACATCATGGGATGTTTCCTGGGATGGTTTGACATATACATTTCATCTTAGAAAAGGAGTAAAATTTCATGATGGAACTGTAATGAATTCAGATGCTGTTGTATTTTCCATTGGCCGTATGATGAAAGAAAAAGTTGTTAAATTTTTTAAAGATAAATGGGATTTTCCTGAAAACCAGCCTGCTGCTGAATACTGGTTGAGCATGGAAATGGAAAATACCATAGGAAGCATAGAAGCTGTTGATGAAAATACTGTTGTATTTCGATTAAAACGAAGAGAAGCTCCTTTTTTAGCTAATATTGCAATGGATTTTGCAGCTATTGTAAGTCCTGCTGCAGTTTTAAAGCATGGAGAAAATTTTAGAAGCAATCCTGTGGGAACAGGGCCTTTTAAATTTGTTGAATGGATTAAAGACGACCGCATAGTGCTTGAAGCTAATCCAGATTACTGGGGCGGCCATCCTTATCTGGATAAAGCCATATTCAGGGTTATTCCTGAAAATTCAGTACGGTTTCTGGAATTGAAAACCGGCAATATTGACATCTGCCAGTTTCCCAATCCTGAAGATATTGAACTGGCTAAAAAGGATTCAGGACTTAAACTTGTATCACAGCCCGGCATGAATATCGGTTATGTGAGCTTTAACCATACAAAACCTTTATGGCAGGATAAGCGTATCCGTCAGGCTCTTGCCCATGCTATAAATAAACAATCTATTGTTGATAATATTTATTATGGACTTGGACAGGTTGCCAAAAACACCATTCCCCCTACTTTATGGGGATATAATGATGATATAATAGATCATGATTATAATCCTGAAAAAGCAAAAAAGCTTCTGGAACAAGCTGATTTTGCAGGAAAACTCAAGGAAGCAGGACAAACAAAGATTACCTTGTGGAGTATGCCGGTAGCACGTCCCTATAATCCCAATGGAATGAAGGTTGGTGAAGCTATCCAGGCTGATTTAAAAAAGATCGGGGTTGATGTTGAGCTTGTTACATTTGAATGGGGAACCTACCTGAAAAAACAAAGAACCCAGGATCCGTCAATGGATTTATTCCAGCTTGGCTGGACAGGTGATAATGGAGACCCTGATAATTTTCTGGCAGTTCTTTTAGACGGCCTTGCTGATCCTAATGTTCGGACTCAATGGAAAAATGAAGAATATCATGATCTTATAGTAAAAGCTAAACAGGCTGTAACCCAGGCAGAACGGATCAATCTTTACCGCAAAGCCCAGGAATTAATAAATCAAGAAGTGCCCCTGATTAATCTGGCACATTCTCTGGTAGTATGGCCTGAAAAGAAAAGGGTTATGAATTTCAAGCTTCATCCAACTGCAAGTATAAGACTGCACAAAGTATGGCTGCAATAACATGATTCATGTTGACAGTGTTCACTGAACACTGTCAACTGTCTTGAGGTACGATTTTGGCAAAATTTATTTTTCATCGTTTTTTATCATTAATACCGACTATTTTAGGTATTTCCATTCTTATCTTTTTCATGGTTCACCTGATTCCAGGTGATCCGGCTGAGATGATGCTTGGGGAAAGGGCATCTGAACAATCTCTTAAGGAATTGAGAAAAGACCTTGGACTGGACAAGCCCCTTTATGTGCAGTACGGTCTTTTTCTGTCCAGAATGATTAAAGGAGATCTGGGACGCGCTCTTAAAACCAATGAAAAGATTACAACAGAGATTATTGCCCGTTTCCCTGCTACACTGGAACTTTCTATTGCTGCAATTATCATTGCCACTGTTTTTGGAATGCTTGCAGGGATAATATCTGCAACTCGTCAGTATTCTATTTTTGATTATGTAAGCATGGTCTTTTCGCTCATAGGTGTATCCATGCCCATATTCTGGCTTGGACTGGTTCTTATGATTATATTTTCTTTAAACCTGGGATGGCTTCCTTTGTCAGGCCGGTTGAGCTACCATATCAGTGTTGAATCCATTACCAACCTTTATATTCTTGACAGTATCCTGACCCAGAACTGGGAAGGTTTTAAAGATGCCGTATGGCATATAATCATGCCTGCATTTACACTAAGTACCATACCTATGGCAATCATAGCCAGGATTACCCGTTCAAGTATGCTTGAGGTTCTCCGCCAGGATTATATCAGGACTGCAAAAGCCAAAGGGCTTTCACCCTTTACCGTATATTTTAAGCATGGACTCAAGAATGCCCTGATACCGGTTATAACTATTATTGGTCTTCAATTCGGTATTCTTATGGGAGGCGCTATTTTAACAGAAACCATATTTGCATGGCCCGGGATAGGCAAATGGATACTTGATGCTGTTTATGCCAGGGATTTTAACGCTGTTCAGGGCGGAACTATGGTTGTAGCTGCAACCTTTGTTTTTATAAATATGATGGTTGATATTCTTTATGCCTGGGTAAATCCCAGAATTAAAATGGGATAAGGCGGCTGGATTTAACAGATAAGGTGAGTTTGATGAATGAAAGAATGAATGAATATACTGAAAAATCATACGGCCCCTTGACAGAATCACTGCTTCGGCTCCGCAAAAACAAGATTGCAGTGGCAGGATTAATAATTATTACACTTTTCCTGATAATGGCTGTGTTTTCTCCCTGGATTGCACCCCATGATCCTCTGGAACAATCCCTTTACGATAAACTGCAGCCTCCTGTCTGGGAATCAAAAGGAACATGGGATTTCCCCCTTGGAACCGATGATTTTGGCAGGGATCTGTTAAGCAGAATAATATACGGCTCACGAATTTCAATGATTGTAGGCCTGACCGCTGTTTACATTTCTCTTTTTTTTGGAACCATTGCAGGTGCCATTGCAGGTTTTTACAGGGGAAAAATAGACAATCTAATCATGAGGCTTATGGATATTCTCCTGGCTTTTCCCTCTATTCTGCTTGCCATAGTTATTGTTGCTTTTTTAGGCCCAAGCCTGAGAAATGCCATGATTGCAATAGGAATAGTAAGTATTCCCAGATATGCCCGTATTGTCAGGGGTTCTGTGTTAGAGGAATATTCCAAAGATTATGTACAGGCTGCACGGGCACTTGGAGCAAAGGACCTAAGGCTGATATTTATTCATATCCTGCCCAACTGCCTTGCTCCTTTAATTGTACAGACCACACTTGGATTTGCTTCTGCTATTTTGGAAGCAGCAGCCCTGAGCTTTCTCGGCCTGGGGGCACAGCCGCCCACGCCTGAATGGGGAGCAATGCTGGCTAACGGCAGATCATTAATTCTCAGGGCATGGTGGGCAGTTACATTTCCAGGCGTCATGATTTTGTTTGCTGTTTTAGGTTTTAATCTTTTGGGAGACGGATTAAGGGATGCTCTTGATCCTAGATTAAGAGAATAATATCATAGATGAGGTAATTAATATATGTCAAAACCCCTGCTTGAAGTTATAGGACTTAAAACCTTTTTTTTTACAGACCGGGGCACAGCCAGGGCTGTTGATAACGTCAGCTTTAAGATATTTCACGGAAAAACCCTTGCTATTGTCGGTGAATCAGGATGCGGCAAGAGTGTTACATCTCTTTCAGTGATGCGCCTGGTTCCCCAGCCCCCTGGTAAAATTGTTGAAGGCCGGATATTGTTTGACGGTATTGACCTGCTCAAGATTTCTGAAAAAAAGATGCGCTCCATAAGAGGCAACCAGATTTCCATGATTTTCCAGGAACCTATGACATCCCTTAATCCTGTTTTCCGGGTAAAAGAACAGATTTCAGAGGTTTTGCAATTACACAGAAAATTGAATAAAGCAGATGCTCTTGAAATATCCATAGAACTTTTAAGCCAGGTTGGTATTCCTTCGCCCAAAGACCGTGTTAATGACTATCCCCACCAGATGAGCGGGGGCATGCGCCAGAGGGTAATGATTGCTATGGCACTGGCATGTAATCCCCGTATTATAATTGCAGATGAACCTACTACAGCACTTGATGTTACCATCCAGGCCCAGATTCTTGAACTAATGGAACAGCTCTGCAAAAATACAGGCACTGCTGTTATGTTAATAACCCATGATCTTGCTGTTGTTGCTGAAGTGGCAGAATATGTTGTGGTAATGTATGCAGGCCGTATTGTAGAAGAAGCTGATGTAAAGGAATTGTTTAATAACCCTCTTCATCCTTATACAAGGGGGCTTATGCGCTCTATTCCAGGACATTCAGCTGCAGGGCAGAAAGCTCGTCTTGAAGCTATTCCAGGTGTTGTGCCCAGCCTTCTGGCACTGCCAAAAGGCTGTAAATTTAATGACAGGTGCAGACATGCAGAAGAAAAATGTTTTCAAGAGGAACCTGTATTAATGAAATCAACAAGAAAAAATCATATGGTCAGGTGCTGGCTGTATGAATAAAAAAATAATTGGGAATTTATTCATTTATTATGGATACAAATAATAATATTGAAAAACTTGTTACCCTTAAAGGAATAAAAAAATACTATCCTGTTTCATCCGGTGGTTTTGGAGCTAAAAAAGGGATTGTCAAGGCTGTTGACGGTATTGATCTGGATATTTTCAGGGGAGAAACCCTGGGACTGGTTGGCGAGAGCGGCTGTGGAAAATCAACACTGGGAAGGGCAATTCTCAGGCTGGAGCAGCCTAGTCATGGAAAAATTTTTTTTAATGGTCAGGATATTCTCAGCCTGTCAAAAAAAGATATGCACCCTTTGCGTAAAAGAATGCAGATTATCTTCCAGGATCCTTATGCTTCTTTAAATCCACGTCAGACCGTGGGAAGTATTATTGGCGAAGGCCTGGTAATTCACAAGATCGGTTCCAGGCTTGAGCGTATGGAAAGGGTGAAGTATATAATGAAGGTAGTAGGACTCAGGCCCGAACATATTAACCGTTATCCCCATGAGTTCAGCGGGGGCCAGCGCCAGAGAATAGGCATAGGCAGGGCTTTGGCTTTGCAGCCGGAACTGATAATCTGTGATGAACCAGTTTCAGCCCTTGATGTTTCCATCCAGGCCCAGGTTATAAACCTGCTCATGGATCTGCAGGATGAATTTAACCTGACTTATTTATTTGTATCCCACGATCTTTCCGTTGTCCGCCATATCAGCGACAGGGTAGCAGTCATGTATCTTGGCCGCCTTGTGGAACTGGCTGACAAGGCAGACCTTTATAATCAGCCTTATCATCCATATACTGCCGCCCTTCTTGAAGCAGCACCTGTTCCTGATGCTAATATAAAAAAAAAGAGAAATATCTTGTCAGGGGATATGCCCAGCCCCCTTTCACCTCCCCGTGGATGTCATTTTCATCATAGATGTCCAGATGTTATGGATATATGCAAAAAAGAAATTCCTGAGTTCCAGGAATATAAGCCGGATCACTGGGTAAGATGTTTTATTTATAACTTATGAGATAATCTCGGAAATCATGGGATTGTAATGGCTGAACCTTTATCTGAAGCAGATTTTAAACAAATTCAAAATGAGGAAACAATTATGAAACTTAAAGAACTTATTTACGATATGATTCAAATTGAAAAAAAACTGAGCCATTTTGAAACAAGATTCGGAGTAAAATCTGTTGATTTCAGCAGAGCTATCAATGCCGGTGAACTGGAAAAATTTGATGCATTTGACGAGTACAGAATGGAGTTTATCGAATGGCTGTCACTTTATAAAACATGGCTAAGTCTGGAGGTTAAATATAGGCAGTTGATAGAGCGCCAGCCCGTAGCCATTCAAATAAAATCAGCTTTGGCAGCATAACATGAACGAGCCTCTCAATTCACCGAATGATTATTCAATATTCATCCATCAACTACCTGACAAATATTCAGCTATAAAACACTCAACTCTCCGTTATATTCCTTTGGGAATTAAAGTCGGCAAGGTTGTGGGGCTGATTATCTTTTCAAATCATACAATTTTATGTGTGCAGGAATTTCTCAATTTTGAATTTCAGGTCATAGAAGGTTATGGGTATGAAGTATCACAACCCCGGATATCCCCTGATAGTCTGCCTCCGGCAGAAGAATATTGCAGGACATCTTTTGCTGATAAAGAAAAATTCTGGTGGTATGTCTTTAGCCTCAACTCATCCTCATCATAAACATATTCCGCCAGATATAAAACATCATAGAATACCTGCACCAAATTTGAGCTTTACAATACCGAATTTGCCCTTTCTTATTGAGGAAATTATTTCAGAAATGCTTTCATAGCCTGGATATGGCTAAACTTATCCTGTATTGCTCGCTGGTTTTCAAGCTCAAGCTTATGAAAACCAGCAAAAAGAAACTATTTTTTCCCTTTTTTCATGGCTTCCTGAAGTAGTTCCCCAAAAGATCCCAGACCTGATTCACCTGAACTGGCAGAACTTGAAGAGCTGACAGAATTGTCTTGTACCTTTGCATATTTTTTCCAGTCATCGGTCTGTTTTTCATCACCAGTTCCCAGACTGATTTTTTTGGTATCAGGATGGATTTCTTCAATTACAATTTTAACAGTATCTCCAGGTTTTAACCTTTCAAAAACAGCAGAATTTTCAGAGCCGCTTATCTTGGATTTAGGCAAAAGCCCTGTTATTCCAGGTTCAAGGGTAATAAAATAACCAAATTTTTCCTTTTTCTCAACAATGCCTTCGACTTTTTGACCAATAGTAAATTTATCGGCAATATTAATCCAGGGATCACCTTCTGCATCACGTATGCTCAAGGAAATGCGGCGGCTGCCCATATCAATATCTTTAATCATAACATCAATCATTTCACCGGGCTGAACCACATCCCCAGCTTTTAAAATCCTTTTGGTATAGCTCATTTCACTGATATGAACCAGCCCTTCAATACCGGGAACTATCTCAACAAATGCTCCAAAATCCATCAGCCTGGTTACCCTGCCCTTAACCTTGTCTCCAGCCCGGAAAGCTTGATTTTCATCATCCCAGGGATCGCCTGTAACCTGTTTCATGGAAAGAGATATTTTTAACTGGCCCTTCTTTTTTCCTTTTTCTATACCAAGAACCTTTACCTTGACGGTTTCATCTTTTTTCAGAACATCTTCAGGATTTTCAACCCTTGACCATCCAAATTCAGAGATATGTACCATGCCTTCAATGCCTGGGAAAAGTTCAACAAAAGCTCCGTAAGGCATAATATTGGTAATCTTGCCCTCTAAAACAGCACCAGGCTCAACATCTCCAAGAAATGTTTTCTTTGCCTTTTCCTGTTCACGGCTTAAAAGCTCTCGTCTTGATACCACTATGTTTCTGCCGTTTTCTTCAAAACGTGTTATCAGGAACTCCAGGTTTTCACCCACATATATTTCAGGCTTTTCCACATATCTTATGTCAATCTGGCTTACTGGGCAGAAAGCTTTCTGCTGCATAATCTCCACCCTGAAACCGCCTTTACACTGCTCTGTTACCCTGCCTTCAACCGGAACCCTGCCTTCATAAGCATCCTGCAAAAGATTAATGCCCCCAGCCCCTGAAAGTGCCTTGGAAAGACGCATTTCATTTTCATTAAATGCTACCACATAAAGCTCAAGTATATCACCTTTGGAAAAAGTCATTTCTCCATTTTCATCAAGCAATTCAGCTTTATCAACTGCTCCGTCAATCTTGGTTCCAGTATTTACAAAAACTGAATCCATGCCTATGGAGATAATCTCACCTTTTACCATATCTCCTACCTGCAGGTCTTCATTCATACCTGTATTATAAGATTCAAAAAGATCTGCAAAGTTTTCTTCTTCATTTTCATTGTTTTCTGTTGTTAAATTATCTGACATATTATTTTCTCCAAAAATTTATTTTCCTGCCTTAAAACAGCTTCTTAATATGTTTGCACGTTAATCCTGTCAACGAATATATACGGAATTTTACATTGTGGTCAAAATTCAGGGGTTTTGATAAAGCAGAAACTATCATCTTCTTCCACTATTATACTAACTGTATCTGTGGATTTAAGACCCCCGTTATCTGTAACTGTCAGTTCAAATGTAAGGGTTTCCTGGTCTTGTTGCTGATCTTCTTGCTCCGGGTCAGGAGCCGGTGCTGTAAAGCCGGGGTAAATGGCATTAATATCAGAAAGGGTAACAGACTGCCCCCCGGTCTGAGTCCATTCATATAAAGCAATGCCATAATCAGGATCAGAAGATCCTGAAGCATCAAGCATAACATGCTCTCCATCCATAACAGTCTTATCTTCACCAGCATCTGCTTCAGGTTTTATGTTAGATGAATTGCGGCTCGTATGCCGCACATCATGGGAATACACGGGCCAGGGAGCATCTGTTCTTATTCCCTGTGAACTGGTTTCAACTGCGTAAAGTCTCCCTTGATAATCTTCTGATCTTCCTGAACCAATATAAAGGGTTTTATCATATGCAATAACAGGGGATGATAAAGTTTCATTTATATTAAATCTCCACTGCTCATTTCCCTCTGGGTCAAAGGCATAAAGCAGCCTGCCGGAAGCTGTATAGATATTATTATCTGCTCCTATTGCTGGAGTGGATTTAACCTGGCTTGATGTAAGGAATTTCCATTTTTCTGATGCATTGTCCTGACCTGATGTAAGAGCATAAATATAATTGTCATCCGAACCTATATAAATAGTTCCATCTGTACCTATAACCGGGGATGATTGAACAGGACCTCCTGTTTGAAACTGCCATTTTTTTGTACCATCAGGATTTACAGCATATAAAAAGCTGTCATCTGAACCAATATAGATAATATTGTCAGACCCTATTGAAGGAGATGCCCTCAGACTCCCCTGAGTTTGAAACCTCCATTTTTCAGAACCGTCTGCTGTATTTAAAGCATAGAGAAAACCATCATAAGAACAGGTATAAACAACAGAAGAACTGCTCACTGCAGGTGCAGTTCTTATTATATCACCGGTTTGAAACCTCCATTTCTGACTGCCGTCAGGATTAATGGCATAAAAAAAATTATCATCTGAACCTGTGTATATGGTATTGTCAGGACCCAAACCAGGGGATGAAGATACATTGCTGCCTGTTTTAAACTGCCATTTCTGGGTACCATCAGGATTTACTGCATATAAATTATCATCATTTGAACCAATATAAATTGTATTGTCTGCTCCAATACATGGGGAAGATAGAATATCGTCTCCGGTTGAAAACACCCATTTCTGACTGCCGTCAGGATTAATGGCATATAAATTATTATCATCAGAACCAAAATAAATTATACCATCTCCTGTTATTGCAGGACATGATTCTATACGGTTTCCTTTTTGAATATCCCATTTTAAAGTTCCAGGGTCTGCCCATGAGGGCAGGGTAAAAATAAGTGTTAAAAAAGGAATAAAAACAAAAAGATAAATAACTTTAAACCTTTCTTTAAAAAATATATCCATTATGCCTCCGATATTTTCTTTTGTATAACCATGTTAAAAGATTTCAGATTTATAAATAGCTATCATGCTTATTGTTGCTGCGTCCATAATGATTTTCCTTTTAAAGCACTTGAGAATCTTCATGAGCCTTTGCTGTCTCAACTTCTTCAGAAAGAAAGACAAATGAACTCTCCCCGCAGGGATTGACTTTTGTATGCTTATAAAAATATTATTGACTTATATCTATAAAAAAAGCAAAACTATTTTTGCTTTTTTTGTTAATTATGTATCGGTCTTTATCTTTTATCCTGATAATTTCAGTCAAATGATTTTAATCAATTGAGTTTAAAAGGTGTAAATATTTATGCAGAAAAAATTATTAATACTTCTTCCAGTGTTTCTTTTTATTTGTCTTTTAACAGTATCAGGCTGTGAATATTTTCAAAAAAAAGACGATTCAATTCATATTGCCCTAGTAGGTCCTATGACAGGCAAACATGATACTGTAGGAAAATCATTCCGCCAGGGTGTTAAGCTCTATATTGATTCTATTAATGATTCAGGCGGAATCAACGGCAGGCAGGTTGTTATAGACATTTATGATGACCAGAATAACCAGGAGCTTGCCAGGAGTGAAGCCCTTAAGATTGTTCAGAACAACAAAGCTCTTGCTGTTATAGGACATCATTACAGTACCTGTTCAATTAAGGGCGGCGATGTTTATAAAAAAGAAGGTATCCCAGCTATCAGCCCCGCTTCTACCAATGTTAATGTTACCCTTAATAATCCCTGGTTTTTCAGATCATCTTTTAATGATAATCTTCAGGGCCGGTTTCTGGCTAATTATGCAAAAAAGGTGTTTAATAAACCAAGTGTAAGCATAATTTATGAACAAGAAGATTATGGAACTTACCTGGCAGATATTTTTGAAAAAACATCCATTGAGCTGGGTACAGAAATCAAATATAAATGGCAGTTTGATCCTTATGACCGCCAGCTTGATTCCAATTTAAAACAGATTGTCTATGATCTGAAGTCAAAGGATGATGCAGGCGTTGTTTTTATTTCTACCCATGCAGATGCAGGTATAAAAATACTTAAAACCATGAAAGATGCCGTAGTCTTAAACCCTGTTATGGGGCCTGATGCTTTTGCTTCAGAAGCTTTTCAAAAAGGGTTTGATATATATCCAAAAGAAAGAAGAAATCCTGGATTTTATACAAACGGCATGTATGTTACTACACCGCTTATATTTGATACTACCAATTCAAAAGGCCAGAAATTTAAAGAATCCTATATAAAAGAATTTCGTGAAATCCCTGGATGGCATGCAGCTTTTGCATATGATACTGCAATGGTTATTGTTCATGCTCTGAAAAGCATTGAAGCCCAGGGTCTTCCTGACACCCTTAAAGAAGAAAGGCGCAAACTTAGAAATTTTCTTGCAAGCATGAATACCATTGATGATGCTGTTGAAGGTGTTACAGGATATAATTATTTTGATAAATGGGGTGATTCTCAAAAACCGGTTTTGATAGGAGTATATAAAAATAAAAATATAGTTTCTGCATTAACACAATTCCAGACCATTACCAATCCTGCTGCATTATCTCAGCTTGAGGCTGCCAGAAAACAAGATAAGGTTTTGATGTTTGACGGTCATTATATGTACAGGATCAATGTGATCTATACAGGAATAGATATTATTGAGATTGATGATATTAATTTTAAAGATCTTACCTGTACTCTGGATTTCTTTATGTGGTTTCGTTATCAGGGAGAAATGGATACAAAAGAGATGCTTTTTCTGAACGCAGCCGAACCTGTTACAATGGGACAGCCAATACGGGAAAAGATAACAAAAGACAATCTTAATTACAAGCTTTACCGGATAAAAGGGCGTTTCAGGATGGACTTTATTCCAAGCCAGTATGTTTATGGAGAGCATATTGCAGGGGTAAGCATCCGTCATCCTGCCTTTGACAGGAATAACCTGGTCTATGTTAAAGATGTGCTTGGCATGGGAAGTATTAATGACGAAGAAATACTGCGGGATAAAATGCAGGACTCCCAGGTGATAAGCCCGGCTGTTGACTGGAAGATCAAACGGGTCTGGTTTTTCCAGGATATACTTGAAGAACATTCTATGGGTAATCCTGAATATTTAAATATTACAGGGGGAAATGTTGAGTATTCACGCTTTAACATGGCTGTAAGGCTGGCCCCTGACAAGTTTATCCTGCGTCATATTATTCCTGAAGAATGGATAGTTTATATGCTGATACTAAGTATTGTCATGTTCCTGTTTTTTCTCATTACAGCACATACAAAAAGATTCGGCCCCTATATAAGAGTATTATGGGTATTGCAGTTTATATCTGCAATGCTGCTTCTTATCTCAGGAGAATATTATTCTATCAATAAACTGGGAGGAACATATTACCTGGAACCTGTTGTTCTTACTTTTAAGCTTTTATGGTGGATTATACCTACTATATTTATAAATATATGTATTAAACGCTTTATATGGGCACCTCTTGAAGAACGTACCAAACGAAGTATTCCCAAGGTTCTTCAGAATGCGTCTGTGCTTATAATTTATGTTATGTCTTTTTTTGGCATTATTGCTTTTGTATTTGACCAGCCTTTAACCAGCCTGCTGGCAAGCACAGGTGTTGCAGCCATGATCTTCGGGCTGGCACTTCAGGTTAATATTTCAAATATATTTTCAGGAATTGCCATTAACCTGGAACGGCCTTTCAGGGTGGGGGACTGGGTAAAAATAGATGATTTTAAAGAAGGAAAAGTAATTGATATCAACTGGAGATCAACACGTATAAAAACAAGGGATGATACTATTGTATGTATTCCCAACAGCCAGGCTTCAGAATCTCCTATTGAAAATTTCAGTTATCCTGATGATGGTTATTATAAATATTTTACAGTTCATATAGACCCTGTTCATCCTCCTGAACGGGTGAAAAAAATCCTGATGGATGCAGTTTTATCAACACCTGGTCTTGAAAGCGACCCTGCTCCTGGAATTCG from the Desulfonema limicola genome contains:
- a CDS encoding ABC transporter substrate-binding protein, coding for MQKKLLILLPVFLFICLLTVSGCEYFQKKDDSIHIALVGPMTGKHDTVGKSFRQGVKLYIDSINDSGGINGRQVVIDIYDDQNNQELARSEALKIVQNNKALAVIGHHYSTCSIKGGDVYKKEGIPAISPASTNVNVTLNNPWFFRSSFNDNLQGRFLANYAKKVFNKPSVSIIYEQEDYGTYLADIFEKTSIELGTEIKYKWQFDPYDRQLDSNLKQIVYDLKSKDDAGVVFISTHADAGIKILKTMKDAVVLNPVMGPDAFASEAFQKGFDIYPKERRNPGFYTNGMYVTTPLIFDTTNSKGQKFKESYIKEFREIPGWHAAFAYDTAMVIVHALKSIEAQGLPDTLKEERRKLRNFLASMNTIDDAVEGVTGYNYFDKWGDSQKPVLIGVYKNKNIVSALTQFQTITNPAALSQLEAARKQDKVLMFDGHYMYRINVIYTGIDIIEIDDINFKDLTCTLDFFMWFRYQGEMDTKEMLFLNAAEPVTMGQPIREKITKDNLNYKLYRIKGRFRMDFIPSQYVYGEHIAGVSIRHPAFDRNNLVYVKDVLGMGSINDEEILRDKMQDSQVISPAVDWKIKRVWFFQDILEEHSMGNPEYLNITGGNVEYSRFNMAVRLAPDKFILRHIIPEEWIVYMLILSIVMFLFFLITAHTKRFGPYIRVLWVLQFISAMLLLISGEYYSINKLGGTYYLEPVVLTFKLLWWIIPTIFINICIKRFIWAPLEERTKRSIPKVLQNASVLIIYVMSFFGIIAFVFDQPLTSLLASTGVAAMIFGLALQVNISNIFSGIAINLERPFRVGDWVKIDDFKEGKVIDINWRSTRIKTRDDTIVCIPNSQASESPIENFSYPDDGYYKYFTVHIDPVHPPERVKKILMDAVLSTPGLESDPAPGIRFLGLTAGMTGQSESWAANYLISVYAKDYGKKFAHNEMVWSNVWIHLNRAGIRHVMPRQETHMFLERIKKKQVIPDKAYGILQEIEMFQPFSHEAKIYLSQHMKRHHFYPGESIVRQGDTGNSLFIIEEGVVGVRVKFDNRQSAVEVAKMGAGNFFGEMALLTGEQRTATIISVTETYLYEITKENIAPLIEDEPRISRLLSNILTERKMGIEAKKHADEAEEIDKATLASQLFNKIQNFFGFKH
- a CDS encoding PQQ-binding-like beta-propeller repeat protein, with product MDIFFKERFKVIYLFVFIPFLTLIFTLPSWADPGTLKWDIQKGNRIESCPAITGDGIIYFGSDDNNLYAINPDGSQKWVFSTGDDILSSPCIGADNTIYIGSNDDNLYAVNPDGTQKWQFKTGSNVSSSPGLGPDNTIYTGSDDNFFYAINPDGSQKWRFQTGDIIRTAPAVSSSSVVYTCSYDGFLYALNTADGSEKWRFQTQGSLRASPSIGSDNIIYIGSDDSFLYAVNPDGTKKWQFQTGGPVQSSPVIGTDGTIYIGSDDNYIYALTSGQDNASEKWKFLTSSQVKSTPAIGADNNIYTASGRLLYAFDPEGNEQWRFNINETLSSPVIAYDKTLYIGSGRSEDYQGRLYAVETSSQGIRTDAPWPVYSHDVRHTSRNSSNIKPEADAGEDKTVMDGEHVMLDASGSSDPDYGIALYEWTQTGGQSVTLSDINAIYPGFTAPAPDPEQEDQQQDQETLTFELTVTDNGGLKSTDTVSIIVEEDDSFCFIKTPEF